GACTCGGTGTAGGCCATCAGCGACTCGGCCGGGCCGGAACCAAACCGTCCGTGCCACAGCGCACCCCCGCCGGCGATGCCACCCTCCGCGGTCGGACGTTCCACCGCTGCGATATCGCCCGTGGCGCCGGTGGGATGCTCTGGGTCGGTCACTGCGGTTGCCTCGTCGCCGGAATCATGATCGACACGATATCCATCCCCTCGAACGACCGGCTCACGGAGGCCCCGGTTCACGGCGGGACCTCCGTCGCCACCGCTGGTGTGGGTCCCGTAGGTTGATGGCGTGTCTCATCAAGCCCGACCTCAAGGCAACAGAGCCGTCGCCGGCAGACTCAACGCCCCGACGCCGGGCGGCTGAGCGATGCGCTTATTGCCCCTCGGCACGGGAGCCGGCCGACCAACCCGGGACCGATACACCTCGGCCAGCCTGCTGGAGATTCCGCACCCGAACCGACCACGGGTGAGGGTGCTGGTCGACTGCGGCGAAGCAGCCCAGCATCGCCTGTTTGCCGCCAGGATCCCGCCCAACTCGATCGACGCGGTGTGTTGTACCCACCTGCACGGCGATCACGTCCTCGGCCTGCCCGGCCTGCTCGGCACGATGGGCATGGACGACCGCCGACGCCCGTTGCGCCTCATCGGCCCCACGGGCCTGTCCGACCTGATCGATGGACTGGCCGCGACCCCGGCGCTGACGATCACCATTCCCCTCGAACTCGAGGAGCACGACCCTGCGGTGTTGTCCGGCCAGGCACTGACGCACCTCACACCGATCTCCGAGGTCTCCGTGGCGATCGCGCCACTCGACCATCGGGTGCCAACAATCGGGTTCCGTTTCGAGGCGCCCGATGCTCCGGGAAGCCTCGACGTTGCGCGTCTCGAACAGCTCGGCGTACCGCATGGCCCACTGCTCGGACGCCTCCAACGCGGCGAACCGGTCAGCGCGCCGGATGGATCCACCATTTGGGCGTCCGACGTCACCGGGCCCGTCAGAGCGGGGTCATCGGTGGCATTCGCCTACGACACCCGTCCATGCGAGGGCGCCCGCGCCCTGGCCGCGGGCGTCGACCTGCTGGTCCACGAGGCAACCTTCGCCCGGACCGACGCATCACTGGCCGACAAACATGGGCATTCGACCGCACTCGACGCTGCCCACCTAGCCGAGGCGGCACACGCCAAACGCCTGCTGCTCACCCACTTTTCGTCGCGCTACGACACCATCGACGGGCTCCTTGACGAGGCCCAAGCCCGGTTTCCGGAAACCAGCGTTGCGCAGGAACTCCTCTGGGTCGACGTGATCCGACCGGGCGGCTCAACCGTTGCCGAGGGGTAGTGTCCGCCACCGTGTTGACCCCAGTGACACCCACCACCGCGTCGGCGCGCCCCCAGCCCGATCTGCCCGACCATGCCGCCGACCACATCAGTGCCGGCCTCGCCGACCTCCTGATCACCGCGTGCAGGCAGCACGGCGGCCGGGTGGCCGACTACATACCGGAGTTGGCCACCGCCGACCCAAACCGGTTCGGCATCGCGATGACCAGCGTGCTGGGTCGCAGCTATCGAGCCGGTGACCATACGGCGTTCAGCATCCAGTCGATCTCAAAGCCGTTCGTGTACGCCATGGTGCTCGATGCGCTCGGGCTTGAGGAGGTGGCGAACAACGTCGGTTTCGAACCAAGCGGCGAGCCGTTCAACGCCATCAGCCTGGAACCCGACACCGGCCGTCCGGACAACCCGATGATCAACGCCGGCGCCATCGTGATCAGCTCGATGGTGCCTGGCGCCGACGTCGAGCACCAGGGTCACAACGTGCAGGCGGTCCTGTCGGCCTTCGCAGGGCGAGACCTGCACCTCGACGATGCCGTACTGGCGTCGGAGACGGCCACCGGCGACCGAAATCGGGCACTTGCCTACCTGGCCCTGGCCGCAGGTCGTCTGGCCACCCCGGTCGACGACGCCATCGAGGTCTATTTCCGGCAATGCTCGCTTGAGGTGACCGTGGAGGATCTGGCGATCATGGGATCCACGCTCGCCCACGGCGGCATCAACCCGGTGACCGGCGACCGGGTGGTCAGCGAACCCGCGGCCCGCCACACCCTGTCGATGATGACCAGCTGCGGCATGTACGACTACTCCGGTGAATGGATGGTGCGGGTGGGGCTGCCCGCCAAGAGCGGAGTGGGTGGCGGCATCGTGGCGATTCTGCCCGGCCAGTTCGGCATCGGCGTACACAGCGCCCCGCTGGACCAGCGCGGCAACAGCGTCCGGGGGGTCGAGGCCCTGACCGAACTGTCGGACCACTTCGGCATGCACCTCCTGCGCCACCCCAGGTCGCCGCTGTCGCCCATCGCTGAGACCAGCGACGTTGACGGGGTCCACACGGTGATCGTGCGCGGGGAACTGGACTTCGTGTCCACGGAACAGTTGGTGCACCACCTCACCGATCACTGTGCCTCCGCAACGCCGGGCACCGTTCGGGTGGACCTCTCGGCCGTCACCCGGGCCCGACCGATCACCGGTCGGCTGCTGAACGCAACCGCCGACGACCTCAGGGTGGTCGGCTGGGAGTTCCAGATGCTGGACTCTGCCTGCCTGCTCAGCCCCGCCTGAGGCCTGCCGCCTACGGGCGGCCGGCCGAATATGTGAGACCGTTCGAATATGTGAGGCCGGCCGAATATGTGATGGTGGAGGGCAACATCAGTCCCAACCCGCCCAGGAATGGCCGCCTCATTGCCGAACGACCCCGCCACTGCCCACGTTCCGATCGCCTCGTTGGTGCGCTCGGAGGACACCCAGGCCCTGAGCGATCACCTGGCCACGATGGGAATGCGCGACCTCGTCGCCGAGCTGGCCCGGCTGGACGACGACGCGATGGGCGTCGCATTCAGGCTGCTCGAACGCGATCGGGCGGCCGAGGTATTCGAGGCCCTCGAGCCCACCTATCAGCAACGTCTGCTGGGCGGGCTGCGGGCCGATCGGGTGGTGCACCTGATCGAGGAACTCGACCCCGACGACCGCGTGCGCCTGCTCGACGAGGTGCCCGCCAAGGTGGCCAACCGACTTTTGGCGGCGCTGAGCCCCGAGGAACTCACGCTCACCACGACGTTGCTCGGGTACCCCGAGGAGTCGGCCGGTCGCCTGATGAGCCCGGAGTTTGTCTCGCTCCGGGCGGCGATGACCGTCGGTGAGGCGCTGGCCAAGATCCGCACCGATGGG
Above is a genomic segment from Candidatus Microthrix parvicella Bio17-1 containing:
- a CDS encoding ribonuclease Z, which codes for MRLLPLGTGAGRPTRDRYTSASLLEIPHPNRPRVRVLVDCGEAAQHRLFAARIPPNSIDAVCCTHLHGDHVLGLPGLLGTMGMDDRRRPLRLIGPTGLSDLIDGLAATPALTITIPLELEEHDPAVLSGQALTHLTPISEVSVAIAPLDHRVPTIGFRFEAPDAPGSLDVARLEQLGVPHGPLLGRLQRGEPVSAPDGSTIWASDVTGPVRAGSSVAFAYDTRPCEGARALAAGVDLLVHEATFARTDASLADKHGHSTALDAAHLAEAAHAKRLLLTHFSSRYDTIDGLLDEAQARFPETSVAQELLWVDVIRPGGSTVAEG
- the glsA gene encoding glutaminase A; amino-acid sequence: MLTPVTPTTASARPQPDLPDHAADHISAGLADLLITACRQHGGRVADYIPELATADPNRFGIAMTSVLGRSYRAGDHTAFSIQSISKPFVYAMVLDALGLEEVANNVGFEPSGEPFNAISLEPDTGRPDNPMINAGAIVISSMVPGADVEHQGHNVQAVLSAFAGRDLHLDDAVLASETATGDRNRALAYLALAAGRLATPVDDAIEVYFRQCSLEVTVEDLAIMGSTLAHGGINPVTGDRVVSEPAARHTLSMMTSCGMYDYSGEWMVRVGLPAKSGVGGGIVAILPGQFGIGVHSAPLDQRGNSVRGVEALTELSDHFGMHLLRHPRSPLSPIAETSDVDGVHTVIVRGELDFVSTEQLVHHLTDHCASATPGTVRVDLSAVTRARPITGRLLNATADDLRVVGWEFQMLDSACLLSPA